The Candidatus Binatia bacterium genome segment GCGATCTGGGCTCGGTGCGTGTGGTCGTTTGCGGCGGCGCGGTGCTGCCGCCGGCGCTGCGTCGGGTGATCGAGAAGGACTGGGGCGCACGCGTCGCGGAGATCTACGGATCGAACGAGACGATGGGGCTCGGGCTGAGCTGCGTCGAGGGGCAGCTGCACCTCTGCTCGGATCTGATCGAGGCGGAGGTCCTCGATCCGCAGACGCACGTTCCGGTGCCACCCGGTGAGATGGGCGTGCTGACGGTGACCAGTATGGTGCACGAGGTGATGCCGCTGGTGCGCTACGTCACCGGCGATCTCGTCCGCGTCAGCCCGGAGCCGTGCCGGTGCGGGATTCCGGACCCGGTGTTGCAAGTGTTCGGTCGCCTTGACGACGTGATTGAAATCGATGGCGCCCGCGCCACGGCATACGACGTCCTCGACGGCGCCTACGAGTTTGCCGATCACCTCGACACGCGCATCTTCTTCATTCTGGTGCGCCGCCGCGGGTTACACGTTCTGATCGAGGTCGCTGATCCGCAGCACGCGCGCGATCCGGCGGCGGAGCGGCGGCTCAACGAACGCATCGGCCTTCCGGTCACAGTCGAGTATCTGCCTCACAATGAGGTGATGGACCGCAGCGCGCTGTTTCGTACGCCGAAGATCTACAAGCCGAGCCAGATCAGCGACTGGCGCGGTGAAGGTCGCAAGCCCATCACCGTCATGGAGGCGCTGCTGGAATGGCCGCGTTTCGACGCGCGCACACTGATGCATCTTGGCTTGCGCCAGATCCGCAACGCACGACGACGGCGCCGGTACCTGCGGGAGGATCGCCGCGAGTGATTC includes the following:
- a CDS encoding AMP-binding protein, translating into MDTATVAMSGANVGDRDQALRDTVARARRSVFYARHLAGHELNGRADLERLPLTFKQHLRDAGPFGMLAVPPTKAWHYHESSGTKGEPISTWCGLAEVRVMAELMRRMVPELSADCIMLNRFPLFAPVSFIFEDALRLVGACHIAAGNVSWDVPFTRALDFIRRLPVTALASLPFEPILLRELAREQGLDVQRDLGSVRVVVCGGAVLPPALRRVIEKDWGARVAEIYGSNETMGLGLSCVEGQLHLCSDLIEAEVLDPQTHVPVPPGEMGVLTVTSMVHEVMPLVRYVTGDLVRVSPEPCRCGIPDPVLQVFGRLDDVIEIDGARATAYDVLDGAYEFADHLDTRIFFILVRRRGLHVLIEVADPQHARDPAAERRLNERIGLPVTVEYLPHNEVMDRSALFRTPKIYKPSQISDWRGEGRKPITVMEALLEWPRFDARTLMHLGLRQIRNARRRRRYLREDRRE